From Melospiza melodia melodia isolate bMelMel2 unplaced genomic scaffold, bMelMel2.pri scaffold_306, whole genome shotgun sequence:
ccccccccctccccaaaacgCCGCCCCCCCCCCACCAGCCGCCCCCCCCCGGGCCCCCGCAGTGTTTAACACGAGTTTTTACATTAAAAACCTGTGCCCCCCCCCGGGGCAGAAACGCGAGTGTCACTCCTGGGATGGGGCGCGCtggattttggggctgggggggtccctgtttggggctgggggggcgCGCTCTGTACTTTGGGGCTGGGGGGGGCGCGCTGTATTTtggggctggggggtctctgtttAGGGAGGGTCCCTGTTTGGGGCGGGGGGGGCGCGCTCTGTGTTTTGGGGCTGGGAGGGTCCCTGTTTGGGGCGGGGGGGGCGCGCTCTGTgttttggggctgggggggtccctGTTTGGGGCGGGGGGTGTCATTTCCTGGGGGGGTCCCAGCCCAATGCGAACCCCCCCCCCCGAGGTTCTTCCCCCCCCCCGTCTCTTCCCGCAATGTGGGCGGGTCAGGACTATGCTAATGGAGCAACAATCCCCGCCCCCCCTGCGGTTGCCATGGTGACCGTCGCGGGAGCTCGGCGGGACCACGACGGCGTCATGAATATGCAAATAAGGGGCGGGGGCCCACCGGCGAAAACCCGCGGCTAATTATGCGTTCATTTGCATACAGAACACCTTGgccccagcccggccttgggcaAGGGGGAGGAGCCAAGGCCGGGGGGGCCCGGGGGAGTCACCTGTGACCCCTCCCACGGCGGGGGAGGGGCTGCGGGCCTCGGGACCCCCCCTCAGCACACCTGCGACCCTTCCCGTGCCCCTGCCCCCCTCACCTGTGACCCTTCCCAGGTGGGGACCTGCAGACCTCGGGACCCCCCCCACAGCACACCTGTGACGGTTCCCGTGTCCCTTCCCAGGTGGGGATGGGGGGAGCTGCAGACCGTGGGACCCCCCCCCCAAcacacctgtgtcccctcctggggACCCCCCCCCACACCTGTGTGCCTTCCCAGGTGAGGAGGGGGCTGCAAACCTCGGACCCTCCTCACACACCTGTGTACCCTTCccatggcagggcaggagctgcaaaCCTCGGGACCCCCCCACAACACACCTGTGTCCCTTCCCCGCAcacacctgtgtcccctcccaggtgtgccccGCCCGCCGGCCTTGGGGCCGGGCTATAACCTCAGCCCCAGGGCCCGCACGGGCCCGGCAGGTGACGGTGACAGCAGAAGGTGACAGCAGGCGGTGACACCAGGTGCCATCGGAGGTGACGGTGACAGCAGAAGGTGACAGCAGGCGGCGACACCAGGTGCCATCGGAGGTGACGGCGATGCTGGCgccgctgctggcgctgctgctggcgctgctgggcTCCCGGGGGGTGGTCGCGCAGTGCCCCCGCGCCCGCCGACCTGCGCCCCGCGAACGGGACCCGGCTCTGCGCGCTGCTCTACGCCGACAACAGCCCCTACTACGAGCAGTGCTGCGCCGGGGACGCGCTCCAGGTGCTCCCCAACGCCGACCTGCCCTACCTGCCCACGGGCTGGGCCGGCCGCGCCTCCTCGCTCGTGGTGGGCACCCGCTGCGAGCTCACCGTGTGGTCCCGCCGCGCCAAGGGCGGCAAAACGCGGCGCTTCTCGGCGGGAGCGGTGCCGCGGCTGCAGGAGGTGAAACGGGGGCTCTTCGGGAACTGGAACGACGCCATCCGGGCCCTGTACTGCACCTGCAAGTGAGGGTGGGGGGCTATGGGGGGGATATGGGGGCTCTTCGGGAACTGGAACGACGCCATCCGGGCCCTGTACTGCACCTGCAAATGAGGGTGGGGGGCTATGGGGGGGATATGGGGGGACATGGGAACTGGAACGACGCCATCCGGGCCCTGTACTGCACCTGCAAGTGAGggtggggggcacctggggggcacggggggacacgggggctcTTCGGGGACTGGAATGACGCCATCCGGGCCCTGTACTGCACCTGCAAGTGAGGGTGGGGGGCtatgggggggacatggggggacatggggacaggaatgATGCCATCCGGGCCCTGTACTGCACCTGCAAGTGAGcacggggggacccgggggacaCAGGTCAGGATATGCCAGCATGGGCCAGCACGGGTCAGGATGTGCCAGCGTGGGTCAGGATGTGCCAGCGCGGGCCAGGATGTGCCAGCGTGGGTCAGGATGTGCCAGCGTGGGCCAGGACGTGCCAGCGCGGGTCAGAACGTGCCAGCGTGGGTCACTGCGACCCGGCACAGGTCAGAACGTGCCAGCCTGCATCACCGTGTGCCAGCACGAGTCAGCGCGGGGCAGCCTGAGCCAACGTGGGCCAAAGCACCCCAAGAGGGCCAAGATGAGCTGACCGAGCCAACGctggccaagccaagccaagccgaTTCACCATCAGGGACCGAGCCAAGCCGAGCCAACACGACCCAGCACCGGCCAGGATTCACCATCAGGACCcgagccaagccaagccaaaccAGGCCAAGTCAACacgagctggcactggccacaatTCACCACCAAGGACGAAcctgagccgagccgagccgagccgagccactGAGAGACCCCGTGTGCCCCCCCTGCCCCCCCTGCAGCCAATaaagccctgaggcagcagcagctcctgcctggggctcctttaTTGGGGAGGGGGTGTCCCCACAACCCCACCCCAGGGCATGTCAGGGGGCTCCTGTATTGGGGAGGGGGTGTCCCCACAACCCCACCCCAGGGCATGTCAGGGGGCTCCTTTATTGGGGAGGGGGGTGTCCCCACAACCCCACCCCAGGGCATGTCAGGGGCTCCTTTATTGGGGAGGGGGTGTCCCCACGCCCCCACCCCAGGGGCATGTCGGGGGGCTCCTTTATTGGGGAGGGGGTGTCCCCACGCCCCCACCCCAGGGGCATGTCGGGGGGTCCTTTATTGGGGAGGGGGTGTCCCCACAACCCCACCCCAGGGGGCATGTCAGGGGGCTCCTGTATTGGGGAGGGGGTGTCCCCACGCCCCCACCCCAGGGGCATGTCGGGGGGGTCCTTTATTGGGGAGGGGGGTGTCCCCACAACCCCACCCCAGGGCATGTCAGGG
This genomic window contains:
- the SYCN gene encoding LOW QUALITY PROTEIN: syncollin (The sequence of the model RefSeq protein was modified relative to this genomic sequence to represent the inferred CDS: deleted 1 base in 1 codon), producing the protein MWAGQDYANGATIPAPPAVAMVTVAGARRDHDGVMNMQIRGGGPPVGMGGAADRGTPPPTHLCPLLGTPPHTCVPSQVPSEVTVTAEGDSRRRHQVPSEVTAMLAPLLALLLALLGSRGVVAQCPRAADLRPANGTRLCALLYADNSPYYEQCCAGDALQVLPNADLPYLPTGWAGRASSLVVGTRCELTVWSRRAKGGKTRRFSAGAVPRLQEVKRGLFGNWNDAIRALYCTCK